From a single Schistosoma mansoni strain Puerto Rico chromosome 4, complete genome genomic region:
- a CDS encoding putative core 1 udp-galactose:n-acetylgalactosamine-alpha-r beta 1,3-galactosyltransferase, whose product MHLWSKFRIILRYIYQFRNDYDYFLKTDDDTYIIMENLLNVLQNYSPDMPFMLGHRFMNIARNGYFSGGAGYVLSREALKRIVEQSIDKHHNCPVYDEDMEDVKMSICGQAVGVRLYDTFDILGRYRFLWASLDMLYNFTSYRVLKWRPVKLQPNTLYAAPHQSLLSDVAISFHYITPDVLYMLEYFLYHLHFYLTITSNI is encoded by the exons ATGCATTTATGGAGTAAATTTCGCATCATACTACGTTACATTTATCAATTTCgtaatgattatgattattttttaaaaaccgATGATGATACCTATATAATTATGGAAAATTTATTGAATGTTTTACAGAATTATTCACCAGATATGCCTTTTATGCTTGGGCATAGATTTATG AACATTGCGCGAAATGGTTATTTTTCTGGTGGTGCAGGCTATGTTCTATCTAGAGAAGCATTAAAGCGTATAGTTGAACAGTCAATTGATAAACATCATAATTGTCCAGTTTATGATGAAGATATGGAAGATGTAAAAATGA GTATATGTGGACAAGCCGTTGGTGTTCGCCTATATGATACATTTGATATACTTGGTCGTTATCGATTCTTGTGGGCGTCGCTTGATATGTTGTATAATTTTACATCTTACCGAGTTTTGAAATGGCGTCCTGTTAAACTACAACCGAACACCTTATATGCAGCACCACATCAA TCATTACTTAGTGATGTTGCAATTAGTTTTCATTATATTACACCAGATGTGTTGTACATGTTAGAATATTTCTTATATCATTTAC atTTTTATCTTACAATAACtagtaatatttga